One Candidatus Methylomirabilota bacterium DNA window includes the following coding sequences:
- a CDS encoding amidohydrolase family protein — protein MKTLIKNIGLMVSGDIAKPLLDGDSILIADGKIVAVGKGLDGDADTVIDAKGSAVIPGLMDSHCHPVFGDFTPRQRTMDFIESGLNGGLTTMISAGEVHLPGRPKDIVGLKALAVVAAKAYANLRPAGVKVHGGAPILELGMVEEDFAEMARHGVTLVGEIGLGSVRTGKDAAPMVRWAKRHGMTVTIHTGGPSIAGSSPISAEVVLEADPHVVGHINGGTTSMSEREIDSLVATQMALEIVHCGNGKTALHTLERAKDAKALHRIIIGNDAPSGTGVVPLGILRVIAHLASLGGLSPEAAICMATGNTARVYKLPVGVIEPGREADLCIVDAPIGSVGKTALEALKAGDLFGISMVLIDGQIKIGRSRNTPPAARAAEVVKGHGPAGGGH, from the coding sequence ATGAAGACGCTGATCAAGAACATCGGGCTCATGGTGTCTGGAGACATCGCGAAACCCCTGCTCGACGGGGACAGCATCCTGATCGCCGACGGCAAGATCGTGGCCGTAGGGAAGGGGCTGGACGGCGACGCCGACACGGTCATAGACGCCAAGGGCAGCGCCGTCATTCCCGGCTTGATGGATTCCCACTGCCATCCGGTCTTTGGCGACTTCACGCCGCGCCAGCGGACCATGGATTTCATCGAGTCCGGGCTCAACGGCGGGCTCACCACGATGATCTCGGCGGGTGAAGTCCACCTGCCCGGGCGGCCCAAGGACATCGTGGGACTGAAGGCGCTCGCCGTCGTCGCCGCCAAGGCCTACGCGAACCTGCGCCCCGCCGGCGTCAAGGTCCACGGCGGCGCGCCGATCCTGGAGCTCGGCATGGTCGAGGAGGACTTCGCCGAGATGGCCCGGCACGGTGTCACGCTGGTGGGCGAGATCGGGCTCGGCTCGGTCAGGACCGGCAAGGACGCGGCGCCCATGGTCCGCTGGGCCAAGAGGCACGGCATGACGGTCACCATCCACACGGGCGGGCCGTCCATCGCGGGCTCGAGCCCGATCAGCGCGGAGGTCGTCCTCGAGGCCGACCCGCACGTGGTCGGCCACATCAACGGCGGCACGACCTCGATGAGCGAGCGGGAGATCGACTCGCTCGTGGCCACGCAGATGGCGCTCGAGATCGTCCACTGCGGCAACGGCAAGACGGCGCTCCATACCCTCGAGCGCGCCAAGGACGCCAAGGCGCTTCACCGCATCATCATTGGCAACGACGCGCCGTCCGGCACGGGCGTGGTGCCGCTCGGCATTCTGAGAGTCATCGCGCACCTGGCCTCGCTCGGCGGCCTGAGCCCCGAGGCGGCCATCTGCATGGCGACGGGCAATACCGCGCGTGTGTACAAGCTGCCGGTGGGCGTGATCGAGCCCGGCCGCGAGGCGGACCTGTGCATCGTTGACGCGCCGATCGGCTCCGTCGGGAAGACGGCGCTCGAGGCGCTCAAGGCCGGCGACCTCTTCGGCATCTCCATGGTGCTGATCGACGGGCAGATCAAGATCGGCCGGAGCCGCAACACGCCGCCCGCGGCCCGCGCCGCCGAGGTCGTCAAGGGACACGGACCCGCTGGAGGAGGCCACTAA
- a CDS encoding amino acid synthesis family protein, which translates to MRIRKLLTVVEEIYEDGGKKAARPIKKVAAIAVIENPFAGRFVEDLQELVKTGEELGDLLGRRAVAALGAPVHSYGKAAIVGEHGEYEHAAAILHPTLGTPFRAAVGGGKAIIPSAKKLGGPGATIDVPLHFKDAAFVRTHFDAMEVRLGDAPRADEILVALVVTDGGRPHPRVGGLTVAEAKKEDGLR; encoded by the coding sequence ATGCGTATCCGGAAGCTGTTGACGGTTGTCGAGGAGATCTACGAGGACGGTGGCAAGAAGGCCGCCCGTCCCATCAAGAAGGTCGCTGCCATCGCGGTGATCGAGAACCCCTTCGCCGGGCGCTTCGTCGAGGATCTCCAGGAGCTGGTCAAGACGGGCGAGGAGCTGGGCGACCTGCTCGGCCGCCGCGCCGTCGCGGCGCTCGGCGCGCCCGTGCACTCCTATGGAAAAGCAGCGATCGTCGGCGAGCACGGCGAGTACGAGCACGCGGCGGCCATCCTCCACCCGACGCTCGGCACGCCGTTCCGCGCCGCGGTGGGGGGCGGCAAGGCCATCATCCCGTCGGCGAAGAAGCTCGGCGGGCCCGGCGCGACCATAGACGTGCCGCTCCACTTCAAGGACGCGGCCTTCGTGCGCACCCATTTCGACGCGATGGAGGTGCGGCTGGGGGACGCCCCGCGCGCCGACGAGATCCTGGTCGCCCTCGTCGTCACCGACGGCGGCAGGCCGCATCCGCGGGTCGGCGGTCTCACGGTCGCCGAAGCCAAGAAGGAGGACGGTCTCCGATGA
- a CDS encoding TIGR03619 family F420-dependent LLM class oxidoreductase, with the protein MKFGLRIPSFALGPETATLAEMGAYLRRAEDLGFDSAVSIDHLLMTPPAYACTWLEPVALLSALAGVTRTIKLGTMVLVLPLRNPAYFAKEWATLDLLCGGRSILGVGVGWHEEEFALMGIPHKERGRRMDEMLELVTALWAGDNVTYAGKYYQVKNLTIDPKPVQKPHPPIWIGGGTQPFEKVYGQTVTNIDPVLKRIAKYAKTWVPHSSATADMVMGDWNKIQRFMDDFGRKPGDMTKVYSNFVYVLKKGEKPEVAAPHFKVYSGMDLPYWKEFYLLGEAEELAEKIRAKVIALGGCEQIVLNPLNWGMEQLELLAGEVLPRVAKP; encoded by the coding sequence ATGAAATTCGGACTGCGCATCCCGAGCTTTGCCCTCGGGCCCGAGACCGCCACGCTCGCCGAGATGGGCGCCTATCTCCGCCGCGCCGAGGACCTGGGCTTCGACTCGGCGGTCAGCATCGACCACCTCCTGATGACGCCGCCCGCCTACGCCTGCACCTGGCTCGAGCCCGTGGCGCTGCTGTCGGCGCTGGCCGGCGTCACGCGGACGATCAAGCTGGGCACCATGGTGCTGGTGCTGCCGCTCCGCAACCCCGCCTACTTCGCCAAGGAGTGGGCGACGCTCGATCTCCTCTGCGGCGGCCGCAGCATCCTCGGCGTCGGCGTCGGCTGGCACGAGGAAGAGTTCGCGCTCATGGGCATCCCGCACAAGGAGCGCGGGCGCCGCATGGACGAGATGCTGGAGCTCGTGACGGCGCTCTGGGCCGGCGACAACGTCACGTACGCGGGCAAGTACTACCAAGTGAAGAACCTGACCATCGACCCCAAGCCCGTGCAGAAGCCGCATCCGCCGATCTGGATCGGCGGCGGCACCCAGCCCTTCGAGAAAGTCTACGGCCAGACAGTGACCAATATCGATCCGGTGCTCAAGCGCATCGCGAAGTACGCCAAGACCTGGGTGCCGCACTCCTCTGCCACCGCTGACATGGTCATGGGCGACTGGAACAAGATCCAGCGCTTCATGGACGATTTCGGCAGAAAGCCCGGCGACATGACCAAGGTCTACTCCAACTTCGTCTACGTGCTGAAGAAGGGTGAGAAGCCCGAGGTCGCCGCGCCGCACTTCAAGGTCTACTCGGGCATGGACCTGCCCTACTGGAAGGAGTTCTACCTCCTGGGCGAGGCTGAGGAATTGGCGGAGAAAATCCGGGCGAAGGTCATCGCCCTCGGCGGCTGCGAGCAGATCGTACTGAACCCGCTCAACTGGGGCATGGAGCAGCTCGAGCTTCTGGCCGGCGAGGTCCTGCCGCGCGTCGCCAAGCCCTGA